Below is a genomic region from Flavobacterium ginsengisoli.
GATCGAATTTACGAACGGCGATTCTAATTTTTTCCATTAACAGTCAATAAATTCTTTAATAATTTTTTCGTTATCCTGACCTAGTTTTGGCGACCCTTTTCCAGAAGTCAGATATTCGCCGTCGATTTTTATCGGACAGCGCGTTGTTTTATACGTATATCCATCCAACATTTCGACTTGCTGGGTAAAATTCAAAACTTTAAATCCGTCTTCAGCAAATAGTCGCTGATAGTTTAAAACTCCTGCACACCAAATGTCTGCAGGTTCTAAAATATCCAACCAAAACTGTGTTTCCTGCGTTTGCAAATGATCGGCAAGGATATTTTTTATGTCGTCTCTAAGTGTAAATTTATTTTCAGGGAAAGCCAATAAAGCATCACATTTTAGTAAAGAAGCCAAAAAAGGAATCGATCCCATTGCCAATGCTAAATAACCGTTTTTGGTTTTGTAAATGCCGTATGGAGCGCCCAAATAGGCGTGTGCGTTATTGGTTTTAGTTCGAACAGGCAATTCGCCTCCGTCATTAAAGAAAGTGGTAATCGTTTCAAACTGAAAATCAAATGCCGATTCTAGCATGCTGACTTGAATTTGTGCACCGATATTATGAGTTGCTTTTCGATATAAAGTCGCTAAAATTCCTTGCGCTAAATGCGCTCCGGCAAGCATATCAACAATCGACAATCCCATTGGAACTGGGCCATCTTCCTGATTGCCGCTTAACCACGTTAAAGCGGTTAAAGATTGTAAAAGCAAATCTTGTCCCGGTAAATCTTTCAAATCTGGATGTTCTCCAAACCCTGAAATTGACCCATAAATCACATTTGGGTTAATGTTTTTTACGTCGTCATAACTCAAACCAATGCGTTCCATAACTCCGGGTCTGAAATTATGCATCACAACATCGGCCTTGGCTAATATTTTTTTTAGTTTTTGAAGTTCCTCAGGCTGTTTAAAATCAATTGCAAAAGATTCTTTGTTTCTGTTGATGGTATGAAAAACAGACGATTCGCCGTTCATAATCAAATCAGAAGTATATAAAGTACGGCAGATATCTCCTGTTCCTGGTTTTTCAATTTTGATTACACGAGCACCCAAATCTGCTAGACGCAAACTCGCCGAAGGCCCCGAAAGAAACTGACTGAAATCTACAATTAAATAATCTTCTAATGGTTTCATTTTTTTATTCGTTTAACCGTTTAATCGGTTATTTGTTTAATCGTTTTCATTCAACAATTAAAATCTAATTTGATCTGCTGAAATCTTTTTAAATCTGCGTGAAATACTTTTTTGCGTATAGATTTTTTCACGCAGATTTATTTAGATTAAAGCGGATTAGGCAGATTTTAATCTAAGCTGATGAATAATAAATTTTAGTTTATTGTTGAATAAACTCTTTATGTATCGCTAAATTATCTTGACCTACTTTTGGTGTCGCTTTTTCACTTAATAAAATTTCACCGTCTAACTGAATCGGACTTCTGGTTGTTACCAAGGTTTCGCCTTCGGTATTTTTTACGGTTTGTTTCAGCTGTAATTCATTTACAAAAGGCTGACTGTCTAGTTCCCCGTAATTGAAAACTTTTCCGCACCAAATGCCTTCTTTCTGCAAGATTTCAATCCAATAATCAGAAGTTTGAGTTTGAATTCTTTCACTTAAAATTGTTCTGATTTCATCGCGTTTTTCAAACCAAAGATGTTTATCCGTGTAAGCGTTTAAATCCAAACCTAAAGTTTTTCCAATAAAAAGTAAATCGCCCATAGCAAGAGACAAAAAGCCGTCTTGTGTTTGGTAAACTCCGTACGGAGCACTTAAAAAAGCATGCGCACTTCCTTTAATATCGCCACGTTCAGGCAATTGACCGCCATCATTTAAGAAAGAAGTAATCGCTTCAAATTGCACATCCAAAATAGATTCCAGCAAACTGACTTCTACCAAAACTCCTTTTTTGGTTTTAGCTCTTTTAGAAGCGCCGCTAAAATTCCTTGTACAAAATGATTTCCGCACATTAAATCGGCTACAGCCAAACCAAAAGGGACTGGGCCTTGGCTTTTGCGTCCGCTTAACCAGCTTAAACCTGAAAGCGATTGTAACAATAAATCTTGTCCCGGTTTTTTTGCCCACGGTCCTTCATTTCCGTAACCTGTAATGGTTCCGTAAATAATTTGTGGATTTATAGAAAGGGTATTTTCAAAATCTAAACCGATTTTTTCCATCACTCCAGGTCTGAAATTATGCGTCATAATATCAGCCTTTTCGATTAGTTTTTTAATCAAAACCAAATCGTCAGGATTTTTTAAATCGAGCTGCAAAAGATTCTTTATTTCTGTTAATCGTATGAAAAAGCAAACTGCTATCATCAACAAATAAATCTTTGATGCTCAATTGTCTGCAGGCTTCACCTTTTATAGGACGCTCAATTTTGATAACGCGTGCACCCAAGTCGGCTAGTTTTAATCCTGCCGAAGGTCCTGCCAAAAACTGGCAGAATTCCAGAACAATTAATCCTTCTAAAGGTCTCATACGGTCTGAATTTTTAGAGATTCCGAGTAAAGCGAATTCATTTCTTCCAACACTTTTAATTCGTCTCCGCCATTCATCAAATAATTACGAACCACATCTCCAGCATGATCTTGGAAATACATGTGACCATAATATCTCGGACGAAGGAAAGCACGTTCTAAAGCTGGTAAAGTATTTTTGAAATAATCGTGTGTTACACCATTAATTCGCTCACTTTTCCAAGCTTGCAAATGTCCTGGCTGACCGCCATTATCGGTATAAATATTCTGCTGAACTTGTGATGAACATGTAAATTCGGCATATTTTATGGCAGTTTCAATATGTTCGCTGAATGAAGAAACAGCCAATCCAGTTCCTCCCAAAGAAGAAATCATCGGATTGTCATTCAATTTAACTAAATCATAAAAATGTAAAAGGTTTTGGCTGTAGCCAATGCGAGAGTAATTGGAATAACCATAAGCAAACGGACAATAGGCAATTTCGTTTGAATTAACCATTGCTTCGTAAACCTGAATAGGATTACGGTTAAAGTTTGCGGGATCAATCAACTGCGCCAATTCTCTAAACATTTGAAGGGCTTTGATTCCTGTGGATTCAGAAATCACTTTTTCTTCAGAAAGAAAAGGAGCTTCACCCAAACTGCGACAGAAACATATAAAAACTCATTAAAACATCTACCGGAATTCCAGCAAAAGCGACTAAGCCTTTTTTGGCTAAAGCCAATAAATCGTCATAAGTTTTAGGAACTTCTAAATTGTTTTTTTCTAAAATATCCAAGCGGGCAGAGGCAACCGGAGTTGCAGCGTCAATTGGCAGCGCCCATAATTTATCGTGAAAGACATAACTTCCGTACGATTTTCCAACAGTATTACTTTCTTGATCTTTAATATATTCGTTTGATAAATAATCAGATAACGGAAGAATTGCTTTGGTTTGCGCTCCAAAACCTGTCCAAGGATGATCGATTACTAATAAGTCAAACCTTTTGGCTAAGTCTTCGATAGAAGCATCGGCAAATTCTTGCAAACTTCTTTTCTCCCAAGAAATTTCAACTTCAGGATGTAATTCTGTAAAACGTCGCGATGTAGCAACCATAGGAAGCAAACCTCTTGTATGATTCCATGTTATGCCTTTTAATTTTATCATTTTGTATGGGATTTTTTGACAATGTAATCGATTGTATTAATAAATGTAAAAAATACAATTACAAAAGTAGGAATAAGATTTAAATGCACAAGAAATCCTTTCTTTTTAAGAAATCTTTTTTACATAAATCGATAATTAGTGATATAATTTTTACAAACCATCTAAAAAATGTTATAAAAATTTAAAGTTTAGTCATTTTAAGAATAGGAAAACGAAATATATCTCGAATATTAATTTTTAAAAAGTATTTTTGTAATTGTGTTTTTTACATTTATTAATTTTGCTTTGATCTTTTGATGAATTTCGAATTTGATTAAAGCGGAGTGGCAGTGATAATTATACAATTGATGAACTCATTTCATCAGAAAAAATAAACTAACAACTAAAAATATACGATTATGAAATTAATACGTTTTGGAGAAATCGGAAAAGAGAAACCTGGAGTTTTGATTGGAGAAAAGAGATATGATGTTTCTTCGATTGTAACCGATTTTAACGAAAGTTTCTTTGAAGAAAACGGATTAGAAAAATTAGAAAAAGCATTAGAAAGTAACCCGACTTTACCAGAAGTTGATGCTTCAGTACGTTTAGGTTCGCCAGTGGCAAGACCTTCAAAAATTATCTGTATTGGATTGAATTATATTGATCACTGTAAAGAAACAAACGCTCCGATTCCGACAGAACCTATTATTTTCTTTAAATCAACAACTTCTTTATGTGGGCCAGATGATGATTTGATTATTCCGAAAAATAGTGAAAAAACAGATTGGGAAGTAGAATTGGCTTTTATTGTGGGCAAAAAAGCAAGTTATGTTGAAGAAGCAGAAGCTTTAGATTATGTGGCTGGTTATGCTTTATTAAATGATTACAGCGAAAGAGCGTTTCAACTAGAGCGTGGCGGACAATGGGCAAAAGGAAAAGGAAGCGACACGTTTGCGCCACTTGGACCATTTTTGGCAACAAAAGATGAAATCGCAGATATTGATAATCTAAAAATGTGGCTGACGGTAAACGGTAAAAAATACCAAGACAGTAATACACTAAATTTAGTTTTCAAAATTCCTTATCTGGTACATTATTTAAGTCAGTTTATGACTTTGCTTCCGGGCGATATTATCAGTACAGGAACGCCTCCGGGAGTTGGTTTAGGAATCAAACCAGATCCAATTTACATTAAAGCGGGTGATGTTGTTGAATTGGGAATTGAAGGTTTAGGAACAAGTAAACAGAAAGCCGTAGCATATCAAAAATAAAAATTAAGAAAGTATAAAATGAAATATATTGTTTGCGAAAAACCTCAGGAATTTCTATTAAAAGAAACCAATATTCCAGAACCAAAAGAGGGTGAAGTTTTATTAAAAATTAAAAGAATCGGAATCTGCGGAACTGACATTCATGCTTTTGGCGGAACTCAGCCGTATTTTGAATATCCAAGAATTTTAGGTCATGAATTGGTCGCTGAATATGTAAAGGGAAGTGCAGAAGGATTTAAACCAGGAGATAAAGTAACTTTTATTCCGTATTTTAACTGCGGAAAATGTGTTGCCTGCAGAAATGGACTAACAAACTGCTGTGTAAATATTAAAGTTTTTGGTGTTCATATTGATGGCGGAATGGCGGAATATGTTTCGATTCCAGAACAATATTTATTGCACGGTCAAGGTTTAGATTATGATGAATTGGCTTTGGTTGAACCTTTGGCAATTGCGGCGCACGGCGTTAGAAGAGCGACAGTAAAACCAACAGATACCGTTTTAGTAATGGGAGCAGGACCAATTGGAATTGGTTTGATTCAGTTTGCTAAAATCGCTGGAGCAAAAGTAATTGTAATGGATATCAATGATTACAGATTAAACTTCTGTAAAACAGAGCTAAATGCAGACGAAACGATTAATCCGTTAAACGATGATGTTGCGCAAAAGTTAGCTGAATTGACAAACGGCGATATGGCAAATGTTGTTATTGATGCAACTGGAAATCAGAAAGTAATGAACAGCGCTTTTAATTATATTTCGCATGGCGGAAGATTTGTTTTAGTTGGACTTCAAAAGGGAGAATTAAGTTTCAGTCATCCTGATTTCCACAAAAGAGAATCAACTTTAATGAGCAGTCGAAATGCTACTATTGAAGATTTTGAATATGTAATGAAATGTTTGAAAGAAGGTAAAATCGATCCTAAAAAATACATCACGCACAGAACCAGTTTTGCTGAAATGATTACTGATTTTGGAAACCTGATTGATCCGAAGAATAATGTGATCAAGGCGCTGATTGAAATTGATTAATTTGTGAAAAGTGAAAAGTAATATGTGAAATGTGATTTTCATTGTAAGATACAAAGCGATCTGATTTTTAGATTTCACATTTTACATCTCACAAATCACTTTTCACAAAAGACATTTTACAAATCACATTTAACACACAAAAAAAATGGATTTAAACTTAAAAAATAAAATAGTTATCGTTTCTGGTTCGGCTGGAAAAGAAGGCAGTATCGGAGAAACGATCGTTAACAGATTAGCAGATGAAGGTGCAATCCCAGTTTTAGTGGACAGAAATGCAAGAGGTTTCGAATACGTGGAAAGACTTCAAAAAAGAGGCATTAATTCACTATTTGTACAAACTGATGTAACAGATCCTGTTGCGATAGAAAATGCTGTAAAAGTAATTGGAGCAAAATATGGAAGAATCGATGCAATAATTAATAATGTTGGTGTAAATGACGGTGCAGGATTAGATTCTAGTTATGAAGATTTTATGAATTCTTTGAAATTGAATGTGGTAAGTTATTTTTTATTGGCTAAATATTCGCTTCCATTTTTAAAAGAATCAAAAGGAAATATTTTAAATATTGGTTCAAAAGTGGCTTTAACAGGGCAGGGAGGGACTTCGGGTTATGCTGCTGCCAAAGGTGGGGTTTTAGGCTTAACCAGAGAATGGGCTGTAGATTTGATTCAGTTCGGAATTCGTTCAAACGCGATTATTATTGCCGAAAGTTATACGCCAGCTTACGAAGATTGGATTAAAACTTTGCCAGACGGCGAAACGGTTTTGAATAAAATCAACAAAAGTATTCCGCTAGAAAGTCGTATGACCAAAACAGAAGA
It encodes:
- a CDS encoding CaiB/BaiF CoA transferase family protein, translated to MKPLEDYLIVDFSQFLSGPSASLRLADLGARVIKIEKPGTGDICRTLYTSDLIMNGESSVFHTINRNKESFAIDFKQPEELQKLKKILAKADVVMHNFRPGVMERIGLSYDDVKNINPNVIYGSISGFGEHPDLKDLPGQDLLLQSLTALTWLSGNQEDGPVPMGLSIVDMLAGAHLAQGILATLYRKATHNIGAQIQVSMLESAFDFQFETITTFFNDGGELPVRTKTNNAHAYLGAPYGIYKTKNGYLALAMGSIPFLASLLKCDALLAFPENKFTLRDDIKNILADHLQTQETQFWLDILEPADIWCAGVLNYQRLFAEDGFKVLNFTQQVEMLDGYTYKTTRCPIKIDGEYLTSGKGSPKLGQDNEKIIKEFIDC
- a CDS encoding CoA transferase, giving the protein MRPLEGLIVLEFCQFLAGPSAGLKLADLGARVIKIERPIKGEACRQLSIKDLFVDDSSLLFHTINRNKESFAARFKKS
- a CDS encoding extracellular solute-binding protein, translating into MIKLKGITWNHTRGLLPMVATSRRFTELHPEVEISWEKRSLQEFADASIEDLAKRFDLLVIDHPWTGFGAQTKAILPLSDYLSNEYIKDQESNTVGKSYGSYVFHDKLWALPIDAATPVASARLDILEKNNLEVPKTYDDLLALAKKGLVAFAGIPVDVLMSFYMFLSQFG
- a CDS encoding fumarylacetoacetate hydrolase family protein, which encodes MKLIRFGEIGKEKPGVLIGEKRYDVSSIVTDFNESFFEENGLEKLEKALESNPTLPEVDASVRLGSPVARPSKIICIGLNYIDHCKETNAPIPTEPIIFFKSTTSLCGPDDDLIIPKNSEKTDWEVELAFIVGKKASYVEEAEALDYVAGYALLNDYSERAFQLERGGQWAKGKGSDTFAPLGPFLATKDEIADIDNLKMWLTVNGKKYQDSNTLNLVFKIPYLVHYLSQFMTLLPGDIISTGTPPGVGLGIKPDPIYIKAGDVVELGIEGLGTSKQKAVAYQK
- a CDS encoding zinc-binding alcohol dehydrogenase family protein → MKYIVCEKPQEFLLKETNIPEPKEGEVLLKIKRIGICGTDIHAFGGTQPYFEYPRILGHELVAEYVKGSAEGFKPGDKVTFIPYFNCGKCVACRNGLTNCCVNIKVFGVHIDGGMAEYVSIPEQYLLHGQGLDYDELALVEPLAIAAHGVRRATVKPTDTVLVMGAGPIGIGLIQFAKIAGAKVIVMDINDYRLNFCKTELNADETINPLNDDVAQKLAELTNGDMANVVIDATGNQKVMNSAFNYISHGGRFVLVGLQKGELSFSHPDFHKRESTLMSSRNATIEDFEYVMKCLKEGKIDPKKYITHRTSFAEMITDFGNLIDPKNNVIKALIEID
- a CDS encoding SDR family oxidoreductase; this encodes MDLNLKNKIVIVSGSAGKEGSIGETIVNRLADEGAIPVLVDRNARGFEYVERLQKRGINSLFVQTDVTDPVAIENAVKVIGAKYGRIDAIINNVGVNDGAGLDSSYEDFMNSLKLNVVSYFLLAKYSLPFLKESKGNILNIGSKVALTGQGGTSGYAAAKGGVLGLTREWAVDLIQFGIRSNAIIIAESYTPAYEDWIKTLPDGETVLNKINKSIPLESRMTKTEEIADTALFIISEKSSHTTGQFVFVDGGYVHLDRALISDVN